CTTTGTAGGCATTAAACAAGAAAAGAAAATATCTTTTATCAAGTTGTTCACTATCAAACTCTATTTTTGTGAAGTTGAGAGACAACACTTTACCAACATTATTTTTACCGACCATCGTTGCAAGCTGTAACGAGTTACTGATAACAACATCACCTTCATTTAACGATGGGTTATTTTGAGATAAAGATTTTCCTGCATCTTTAACAACTACGTCCTCATAATTAGAATCAGCTTCAAAAGATGACCGGTCATAATAATTTATTATTTGATTTTCAAATTGTTTTTGCGCCCTTGTTGGATTTATACCTGGAACGAATGTTACGAACTCTTTTAAGCCTCTTCTTTCCAAACAAATCACCTCCGAACTGTTTGTGTGATTTTTATGTAATATCTATATATTTCATATTAAATCACCTCGAACTTATTTCGTCAAACGATAATGTGAAATATTTATATATTCCATATTCGATTTAAGGAAAGCTTACAGAACTAATCTACAAACAAAGTTTTATTTCACTTTTCCGCAATAAGTTCTCCTCCCTCCAAATTGCTAAAACGTCTCCGTAAAACTCCACTCCCTCTTAATATCTTTCTGTTTCCATAGACGGCTTCAATAACAAAAAAACACGCCCATCACAATCAAATCCAACATTCTCTAAACGAGAAAAACCCTTGAACCCACCATATTGGGCGATTTTCAAGGGTTCTAATTCTTATATTAACTCTAGCAATGCAGTATGTAGGAGAACGTGCCGCACTAAAATCCACTTTCATGTTGGGGATGCTGAAAAGTCATGATTTTTTAGGGCTTTCTTGTCACTTGTAAAAGAAATATAAGGCACTTCCATAGCGCGACTCATCTATTAAAGTTAGCCATAAATCCCCTATAGCCACTTGTACTGGTGCTTGGATCAATATTAAGGAAGAAAATGTTTACTTTACAAAATCAAATCCGTGATGCTTTGGTTGAAAGTCCGTGTCTGAAACCTTTTCGCTCCGTTCAGCTAAAAGTTCCGATGTTCTATTTACTTTTCAGTGTTTTGGCAATCATCCATACCACTCACTCATAAGTTAAGCACCTCATCCAGCAGCCCGTCGGTTTCCGCTTCCAACGCCCTGATGTCGGTAATTATTTCAGAAAGTTCACGCAGCTGTGCCGCTTATAGAAATGCTTAGTGGAACGCCAGGATTGTTCTTACCATCGCTCTTCCAGTCCCAGCAGTAGCCGGCGAGCATTCGGGCCTTGTTATTGATCTGATTCTTGCTGAAGATTTCATCCCGCAGCTTATTTGGGTCATCATAGAGCCGGATGTCATATTCGAAGTCAAAGCCGTCGGCATTCGCCGTCTCCCGAATCTCAAGCACATCATCCAGCCAAGCCAAATATCCGTCGGAACCATTACAACGGAATTGGGAGGCCAGCGTTAACTCCGTGATATCCGCATCCATTTGCTCCGCATAGTGTCTAATCTGCTCCTTGCTGCCCACATCGTGCATGGCAATCTTCTGATATTCATCAATGAAGAATACCGAGAACCGGGAAGCACGGATGATCTCCATCGTCTGATTAATCCCTTTATTTTTGAACAGGCCGGACTTCTCATTTAAGCGGTGCGCTTCGTCCACAATCAGGCAATCGAATTCATCGGGTAATGCTTCATAATATACGCCTGAGCCCTTGAACAGGTTATCAATCATCGACTTCTTCACGTTCTGCTGAAGCTTCTTCATGTATACGGAACGCGGAGCGCTATTCTTGGTGACATATTGGCAGACGAGTTCCCGGGCCGTCAGTTCTACCAGCAGATTAATGCCAAGCACAGACTTGCCTGTCCCCGGCCCGCCTTCGACAATCAGGACTTGCTTTTTTTCCGACTGGGCCTGCTTCGCTAATCTTAAAGCTTCCTCATAGACGACCTTCTGATCATCAATCATGATGAATTCCTGGTTCCCCTGGAGCATACTGAGGAGTGAATCCTGCAACGATTTGGAGGGTTTAATTTTGCCATGCTCGATAAGGTACAGTGATTGGGTTCTATCGGTCTTTTTAATATAGGTCGTGATGAACCCTCTTAGCTTCAGTGCATCTCCCTTGGAGAAGATCGGTGCTTCCTCAATGTATGGATCATAGACTGGATGTAATAATGGATCGTTGTCGGTTTGAATGTAGTTATGTAAATAAGCGCACGGATAGAGCTGTACAGCTTCGTTCTGCACGGCCTCATTATAATCATTGATCAGCCTGGCATAAGACCACGCTTGGTAAGATGGATGCGACGTTCTAGTCTTTGTCCGGTTAAAATAGGTTTGCACCAGTCCATCTGCATCCTCAACCGTCTCCACTTCCGTCCACTGCTTAAGCTCAATAATGACCACAGAGTATTGATCCTGTTCATTCAAGCCTGTAATCATGAAGTCGACTCTTCTCGGGGTCGCTGGAATTCTATATTCAATCGCAACTCCTACGTCATCTGGAATATCCGATGTGTTCAGTACTTTATATAGATAGTTCATGGAATTGTTCCATGCGTTGATTTCGCCCATGGCGGCTCTGCCGATTTTTTGGACGTACTGGTTATGGATTTTTACCGCAATCGTATCCTCGGTCACATCATCCATAAATTGCTGCTTGGTCGATTCATAGATAATCATAGAGCTCTCCCCTATTCATTCACTGCTGTGTGCTTTTGTGTGAGCTTCCCTTGGAGCTGGATATGGGGTATTTCTTCGCGTTTTTGTCTATCTTCTGGAGGATCGCATCCTTAACATCGATCTCCAGATCATGAGCCAGCGTTAGCGTGTAGATGAGAATATCCGCGATTTCGTCCTGCATGTCGGAGGAATGTTGCTCTATCGCCTGCTGGCTGTTCTTCCATTGAAAAAGCTCCAGCAGCTCGCTAGACTCCAGCGTGATTGAGAGCGCCAGATCCTTGGGATCATGGAATTGCTTCCAGTCCCTGTCGTCACGGAATTGAATGATTCTCTGCATTAATTCGTCCATGTGTACCTCCGTCATGTTGATCAAATTCAATTTTCCACAATTTCTCTGTATGTAATGATGATAGCCCAATCCCTAATGTAAATCTATGATATTCCTAAAATTACACAGAAAAGGACTCCTTTTCATTAGAAGCCCCTTAGCTAATTATTTTTATAGAAAACAATAATCTTTCGAGTTTATGATAATTTTTTGATATCAATGTCCTTTCCATTAATTATATAATTAACCAAAGTGATCTATGAGGTTGTAAAAACCAGAAGCTTACTCCCAATCGGTATTGAAGTAAATCAATGGACGGGGCGATTAAATGAACGATTTATTCAAAGTTATATTTGATGACATTTTCGCAGGACAACCAAAAAAATCAAAGTTAAAGAAGAAAGACGATACTGAATTCGAGTTAAGCTATTGGATTCAGGAGTTAAGCAATCAAGGAAAGCAGCCAATACTTAATGAGACTACTTCGAATTCTGAAACGATCATTATTTTCCAGGAACCCGCAGACGATGAGATGCATCATATTGTACTCCGCAGTAAGATCTTTTCCAAAGAAGGGGTTAGCTCCTTTACTCCATCAATGTATCTCGTTTATAAAAAGAAATATGAGATCCTAGAAATTGCAGATCTTCAGGTGAATGTTCATGATGCGAATAAAGGATATGGCTCAGCTTTTATGAGAGCATTGTTTCTTTTAATCGAAAAATCCCCTTACCCCATTAAATATGTAACCGGGTGGATTTCAGGGACTGATTGGGGACATGTAGACCGAAACAAATGTTTTTATGAAAAGTTTGGTTTTGCAGTTACATTAGATCATAAAACAAAAGATGGAAGTATCTTATGGCTCAATTCCATGAACAGTGGAAGTAAGGAGCATTATCAATCATTGAACTACAAACCTGGAATTGCTGGACTTATGCAAGAACTGTCCGAATATGAAGATTGAACAAAATAAGGTAATGCAGGGCATGTCTTAAAATTAATTTTCATTGTGGTCTTCATTTTTTGGGTTTTTCAATGTTCGCCCGCTACTCTTGGTTTAGAACCATGTTAGAGTCGGAAATCAGAATTGGAGCTGGTAATTGCCAATGGAATTATTGCCTTCACGAAGGTATCTTTACTAGTTTGGATCGCTAGCTCTTTTAATTCGTCTTTCTCTTTAATAATGAAAAAAGGTGTGCCTGTATCATAATAATTCGAAAAATTGTTTGGTGTTGTTTCTTCGCTTGTAATAGAGTAACTGGTTACTTTTCCGATTTCCAATTCAACTTCACTGGCAGATACCTTTTCGTCAGTTATCAAATAAATTTGGTCATTCCATTTCAAGATAGGTGCTGCGTTACTTAGAGAGGATTTAATTTCGGTAAAGGTAATATCCTTCTTTGTTGGGTTAGATTCTTGAGGATTTGAGCAAGCGGTCAATAGTATCAATAGAGAAACCCCTATCAATCTTTTCATGATATTCCTCCGTACAAATATTTGAGAGCTTGTTCAATTGTATGCTTAATATTTTACTGGTATCACTACGGATAATCTGATCGGCTTTGCGAAAGGTCTCTTCTTTTCACTCCTCAATATGCTTATATCGTTTTGTTCCATCGTCCACACCTTGAACGGGTGCCCTACTATATTGATATATCTTTCCATTTTCTTTACGATACAAATATCTGGAGCTTCTATCATCTTCAAAAATAACGGTTGTACTCACCAGAGGAGCTTTACCAATTTGAGTATAAATCTCATATATATCATTAGGGTTATACCCTCGTTCTTCTATTAAGTATGTTTTTACTTCGCTCGTTATTTTATCTTTGAATATTTTTAATCCAGCTAATCCTAAGGCGCAAGCCATCAGAACAATTACCAGGAGTAGTATCTTTATTTTTTTCATGATAAATCCCCCAGTCCCTATGCCTCTATATACTCATCCATAACCCTCTGCATTTGCACAATATGCCGCTTGGCATGCTGACACAGGAAATAGATATATTGATACACATCAAGCTTCCCCAGGTTGTTTACCGTCATTGTGGTTGTGTAGAGTAGGCCCTCTCCGTTTTCCAGCTCCTTCAAAAGCTCTCTGCATTCGCTAATCTGCTCTTCCAGTAATGCTCTAATTTTCCCTAGTTCTTTGTCTCCTGTAGGCTCCATATGCTCAGGTCTGATCCATTCAAAAGCCTTATGCTTCGCTATTGCATCAAGCTCTTGTAGATTAATTGGACGGGACTCAATCACTGCGCGTAGATCTTTCTTTTTGGAGAGTTCAATGGCTTTCCGCATCCCTTTTCGAATGAGAATCAACAAAAAGTGATTGGTTAAGGTTACATGCTCCAATATTTGTTCAATACTCCATCCAACCTGCGGTTTGTAGGATAGTACGTCGGACTTCAAATTAAACCAGTCTTGATAATCACTTAACGTCTGAGATAATTCCTGATCAATGAAGCTTATCGATTGAGTTACGTTCACGCTTCCACCAGCTTTCAGTTATCTATGGACTCACCATAACAAGCAAAGCTAAATCCCGCAATGAAACAAATAAAACCCTCCTTCAAAAAGCTTATCCGCAAATGAAATCATCTTTTCAAACTGCTCAATAACCTCATGCCGCTCGTAGATCAATCGTTCATACTGCCCAGACTGCTCTTCGCCCTCAACCGTATAGAATTCTCCGGTGAGCTCTAACACTTGTGGTGAATTCAGGAATAGGTCTCTCCAAGCGGAGAAGATCCTGTGCAAGGCAGCCGCCGAATGCTGATCGAAAAGAGTCACGCCGTAATAGTTAATCCCGGCACCTGTCGGCATTCCCGGTAACGCCGGATTACTGCTTGGAACCCACTTCAAGGTATCGTTTATGTACAGAATAATGTCGTCATGTATGACCACACGATCCATGACTTTCGAGTTATCAGCTATATTCATCCATAAGTGTTCTGCATCCTCTACAGCAGGTATCAGATAAAATTCATGTACTAATGCCATCTTAGCCTCCTATATTTCCGTCTACTCAGCCCATCCTCCCGGCTCCCACACCAAAAAAGCAATGACTAGCTGGCCTCCCTCCCTTTACCCCACCTATTTTACAAATATACAATACTTCGCGCCATATTCTTCCTCATACATAACAACAGCCCCCATCAGCAGCGGGTTGGCGCTGTTGATGAAGGCTGTTGATGCAGTGCAAACTTCCAATCCCTTATCTCACCCGCACCCGAAACTGCGGCAAATAATCAGCATTCTGCTCCAGAATGTCCGCCAGGACTTCCTTGGCGAGGTGCTCGTCGCCTACGAGGGGGTGGATGGTGAGGGCTTGCAGGGCAGAGGCGTAATCTCCTCTGACGGCGGCCTCGATCGTCAGCTCCTCATAAGCCTTCACGACCTGCAGCAGGCCCCGGATCTGGGGAGGGAGGGGCTTGGTGGGGGCGAGTGCGTGCGGGCCGTCGGATTTGATGACGCAGTTGATCTCGATGGAGACATCGGCGGGCAGATCAGGAATGATCCCCTGATTACGCACATTGACGGTCTGGATGTCGCCGGTGTCGTTATAGATCGACTTCATCAATTGAACGGCGGCTTCTGAATAGTAGGCGCCGCCGCGCTTCTCTAGTTGCGCCGGCTTGCTGTTGACTTCAGGCTGCTTGTAGATCTCGAACAGCTCAGCTTCCACTTCCTTTACGTCATCGGCGCGTGTTTTGCCTGTCTCCTGATAATGCTCTGAGATCTCCCGGTACATCTCTTCCTTCATATAATAGTAACGGTGATACGGACAAGGCAGCGCACCCACAGACTGAATGAATTCGGAATCCCACTCCAGATCAGGGATGTTGGCCATGGATGGCCCCTTGGCCCCGGCCAGCTTGTTCAAGAAGTCCTCCGTCACATCCTCACCCTGCATCATCACCCGGGTTGTCCAGTTGAGGTGATTGATGCCGACAATCTCAATGAACATCTCCGCTTGCGGAACTCCATACAGCTCAGCGATCTGCATCTTGGTGCTGATCGGCAGATTGCATAGCCCCACAGACTTGACCCGGGAATGCTTGGAGACCGCTTCCGTAATGATACCGGCCGGATTGGTGAAGTTAATCATGAACGCATCCGGCGCCAGCTCCTCGATATCCCGGCAGATATCCAGAATGACCGGAATGGTGCGCAGCGCCTTGGCGAACCCGCCCGCTCCGGTGGTCTCCTGACCGATGAGATGATAGGCCAGCGGGATCTTCTCATCTCTGGAGCGTGCATCCAGCATGCCGACACGGATCTGTGTGGCCACGAAATCCGCACCGCGGATCGCCTCGCGCCGGTCCAGTGTCGTATGTAGCCGGATCGGCTTGCCGCTTGCCTCGATCATCCGCTGGGCAAGCTCGCCTATGATGGCCAGCTTGGCCGCCCCCGCCTCAATATCGGCGAGATACAGCTCAGCCACGGGAAATTCATCATGGTACCGGATCAGGCCCTCCACCAGCTCCGGCGTATAGGAGGAACCTCCTCCGATCACTGCAAGCTTCAAGTGCTTCTTCTTCATCTGTGATTTCCTCCATCTCTCTTGAATTGCTCTAGTATTGCACTGGTTACAGGAATGCCAAGCCGGTCCATCGCCAGCATCACGGCACCGAATACAGGCGGCAGCTCCGGAATGACCAGTGTGCAGCGGGGATGCTCCGCCCACACTGCCTCGAGCAGTGCATCCAGCAGCAGCGGACTTCTGCCCGATTGCAGGATGCTCCCGGTCAGGACGACCGGCACCGCTTCGTCTTCGAAGCCGCCCAGCCTGCGGATGACAGCCGCCGCAGCGATCCCCAACTCTCTGCCCATGTCCTTAAGCAGCTCACGGGAGAGCCAATCCCCCGCCGCTGCCGCTTCATGAACAACCAGTGATAGCTCCAGCGGCGCCGCTGTTATCTCATCATCGAGATAACGGTCCACCATCTCTTCGAAGCTTGTAAAACCCAGTCTCTGCGGTATCCGTTCCACCAGCTCGCTGTACGGCTCCCTTCCGTCCCAGCAGCGCACCGCTCTGCTGAATGCCTGCGCCGCAAGATAGAAGCCGCCGGCCCGGTCACCGAACAGGGTATCGAAGCCGCCTATCTGCACCGTCTGCCCGAGCCGGTTGCGGCCGGCCGCGTTCGTATTGCTTCCGCAGACAAGCACCACTCCAGTGTTATCCGGGCTCCCGGCACGGAGTCCCTCGAATGTATCGCAGACGATATCCCAGCTCCGCAGATCTAATTGACTGCTGATCTCAGGATATAGCTTGTCCATATCCGGTCTGCGGTCAGCGCCCGCAAGACCGAACTGCACATGATCGAGCTGGTCAATGCCTACCCCTGCCTTCGCAAGTGCACCGAACAGCGCTCCGCGAATGTTGAGCACCGCCGCCCGGACTCCAATGATCTGATGGTTGCCGCAGCCGGTCACTGCCGACCCAAGAATCCTGCCGTTATGATCGGCGATAACAGCGATGGTCTTGCTTCCGCCGCCGTCTACACCTGCTAGATACATAGCTTCCACTCCTGATTGGTCCATTGTTATTTTAATCTTCATAGCTGCAGACATTGTTCCTACAAATATCCTTGCTTCATTCCGCTGATTATGCATGTATAGCTTTCCATCAGCTTGAAATCTCAGTTGTTACACAATGGTTTCTCCGGCTCTTGTTCCGTGATATAATATAACAAATTGCCATCGGAGGACACTTGTAATGACAAAGAGAACAAATAATACATTATACTTCAATATTAAAGAACAACTGCTTAAGCAGATTCAATCCGGACACTATGCCGTTGGAGAGAAGCTTCCCACCGAGGCTGAACTATGCGAGATGTTCTCCGCCAGCCGGACCACCATCCGCCTCGCGCTCAGCGAGCTTGAGATGCAGGATATTCTGGAGCGGCACCAGGGCAAGGGCACCTTCGTCAAACGCAAAGAGCTCCAACTTAACCAGAAGCGCAGCTTCACCGAAGATGTACTGATGAGCGGCAAGGAGCCCACCAGTAAGATCATCGAAGCCAAGGTGACGCCTGCCGAGATCCCGCTCAATGAATTCCTGAATATTCCTATCAAAGCTCCGGTCAACCAGTTATTGCGGCTCCGCTACGCCGATCACGAACCACTCCTGTACGAAACCACTTATATCGCCTGGGATCTGGCCCCCGGGCTCATCAATGATTATAAGGACGGCTCGCTTTTCTCCTTCCTGGAGTCAGAATACAACCTGAAGGCCCACCGCTCTGTGGAGCAGCTGAAGCCGGTCCTCGCGGACAAAACCGCCAGCAAGCTGCTGGGTGTCAAAGAAGGCTCCCCTTGCCTGCAGGTGAGAACTTTTACTTATCTGGCTGACGGCTCGCCGCTGGAGTACAGCTTCGGCGTATTCCGGGGGGACTTCCCCAGCTATACGATTGAGCGGCAGTTTGGATGAAGCAGGGCCGGACGGGCATTAGCGCAGAGAGTATACGGAGCACCCCTGTATGGGGCGCTCGGCTCCGTTACCTCCAGTTCAGTTAGCCCTATTACTCTTTAATAATCTCGAAATATCTCCCCAGCCAGTAGGGCAGTGTGAATACTGAACCCGCCTCAATGCCGCCCGAACGGTAGTTATACCCCGGATTGGCACCGGTCGTCTGGCTGTCATTCTCGAACGGATTGGAGTTATGCTTAATGATCCGCCGTTCATCCGGAGCCAGTGCATAATTGGTCTGTTTATAATCATCGCGGTCACCCGGTTCAATATAGAGGACATCCTGACGGTCCCATTGTACCGGGAATTCAATCTGGAATTCAGGGAAACGGTACAGGAAGCGGACAGCCGACTGCAGATCCACATCGGTCTTGTCCGGGTGCGCAAGCTGGTAGAGGAAGGTGTAGAACGGATTCTCCTCCCGCACCTCATTGGAATACCACTGATCATAGGCGGCTACAATCTGCGCATGTCTACCTACATCCTGCTCAAGAGTCACCAGGATGAACACCGGGAACCAGCCCAGCTCCTCATCCGAATAATTGATATATTGGGTCCAGTCATTATGCAGCGTAGCATTGGTGTTAGTGTCGGCTCCCACATTGTTCATCGTTACCGGCTGGTTATCGTTCTCACTGTAAGCATTGGTCGCCTGGCGGACGAGTCTGCGCTCAATATATTCCTGCGCCATCGCCATATAGCCCTTGCCGTTGATGTATGGCTCTTCCTTGCTGTAGCTGCCGGCAAAAGCCTGCTCATAGGCCAGCTCATACTTCGCTGAATCAGCCGGATAACTCTCTGCGACAATATAACTCGCCGATTTCAGCGCAGCCATGACCTGGAGTGCGTTGAGCGGGCCGTCTTCGTACCCGTAGGACAGCGCATCATCCCCTTTTTCGTCAACGCCGATCTTGGACTTCCACTGTTCCTGCTTTTCCATGGTCCCAACGCTATCGTTGAAGTACTTAGCGAACCATCTGGACCACTGTGTCGATTTGCCGGTAGCGTCCTCAATGTAATAATGGTCGTCCTTCAGGATCAGCTCGGTCATGCGGTGCGTCGTTTCTTCAATGAGGGCTTTCAGCTCAAGCAGCTCAGGATCGGTGCTGTCCCCGATCAGATATTTATAGGCGGTATAGAACATGGCATAATGGCCATCCACCTCATCTGCCGAAGTATCGGCCTTATACACAATCTGGTTCATGTCGATGTGGCCGTCCACAATGGCGCTCTCCGGGAACAGGTCATTGAAGAATGACGGAATCTGCTCATATACGGGAGCTGTCAGCTGGAACAGCGGCTTATTATGAAGGCCCGTTGTCTTGTCTTCCTTGGCGTCATTATTGTTCGTGGCGGCCGTAATGACTGGCAGCACCTGATACACTGCGCCGGTTACAGACGTTCCAACCCGGGTCTTGATATCAATCCCCAGCTTCTGGCCTTCGGGACGCGTCAGGTTCAGCTCGTCAATGGCGGCTTGGCTAAGGCCAAGTCCATTGTAGTTCAGCACATCCGTGCCTCCGCTCGGGAACAGGGTGGAGCCTTTTTTGTTCTCGGCGTCTTTGGTTACCCTGACCATGGAATAGCCGATCGGCTCCACTCCGTCGTCACGCTGCATGCTTGGAATGATTCCATTCGGGTTGATCATGTCCGGCCCGACGAAGTTCTGGAACCAGAAGCCGTTCTGGGACTGGTAACCATACACTGAATTATCCACTGTAGCCGCACTGGCTTCGCTGGTCAGCATATAGGAGCGTGCCGGAAATCCGTTGCCGCGGCCGGAGACATAATCGAGCAGCAGTACAGCCTTGGTCGCTCTAAGCGCTGCGGCTCTGGCCGCTGCAATCTCTGCCTGCTCCCCGGAAGCCGGGCTCGTTCCGTACTGCTCCTGCAATGCCTTGTAGCGGAAGATTTCGCCCATCGCATACATCGCGGTCCATAGACCGTCATTATCGCTGGTGGTAGGCGTGGATGTGAATACTCCGGTCGCGGAGTTGTAATTGACCGCATCCAGCGTGCTGTCCGTCTCTGTGAAGGTGAAGCCTGCGCCATGCACCATGCCGCGCCGGTCAAGGATCGACTGCACAAGATCCTCATAGATAAACGATTTGTCATGCAGCGTCTTCTCCGGCATCGCAATATGCGTGACCCCGCTCGCCGTACGGACCCAAATGCCGTTCTTCCCGTCACTGGCCAGTCCCGTCACATGATCGTCTCCGCCATACAGATACCTCGGTCCTGCCATATACTGAACAATATCCTTGGTGTCGCTTGCGCTGAAGTCCACCCGCTGTAAGCCGGTCTCCGTTCCAATCCAGTAGACTCCCCCGTCCAGAACCACACTGGTAACATCGCCGATGACCGAGAGCGGCAGGAATTTGAGTGCTGAAGTATCGGTGACCCATTCAATGTTGCCCGGGATAGAAGCTGATCCGGCTTTGTAATAGGTCATTTCTTTGGTCTGCACAGCCTCCAGCTGAACCGGAGAGTACGCCGAGCCAGGCAGCTTCTCCGCAAGCACGGGCGCCGCCGGCAATACGAATAATGTTAAGGCAAGCAGTCCACCCGTGATCTTCATGCCCGTTCTTTTCATCTTGTCCATGGTAAGCTCCCCTTCCTTATTGGTAGATATGCGATACGCCGGTTTGTGTGATCACCAGTACCCCCGTATTTTCATCCGGCACAAGCAGCAGCACCTTGTCATCGTACAATTGCTTGCCTTGAGCGTTATAACTGGTCATTTCATTCGTGGCGAGATTAATTCTGGTGACTCCGCTGTCTGTTCCAATCCATAAATAAGTCCGGGTCTTGTCTAAGACAGAGGTGTTAATCCCCCGCATCGAAGCGAATATGGAAGGCTTGATATTAAATTCATAGTTAACAAAGGTTACGGCGTTCACAAGGTCCGGCATGACGACATCCTTGTTAGCGATCGGAGGATTGTAGGAAG
The sequence above is a segment of the Paenibacillus sp. FSL R7-0204 genome. Coding sequences within it:
- a CDS encoding restriction endonuclease subunit S; protein product: MERRGLKEFVTFVPGINPTRAQKQFENQIINYYDRSSFEADSNYEDVVVKDAGKSLSQNNPSLNEGDVVISNSLQLATMVGKNNVGKVLSLNFTKIEFDSEQLDKRYFLFLFNAYKDVRRQKERELQGIGPVLRIPLRSLEEIIIPVVPLEEQHKIGAIYVETLKLQSKLNKYADLIWQFTSSIIEETLEGK
- a CDS encoding GntR family transcriptional regulator, whose translation is MTKRTNNTLYFNIKEQLLKQIQSGHYAVGEKLPTEAELCEMFSASRTTIRLALSELEMQDILERHQGKGTFVKRKELQLNQKRSFTEDVLMSGKEPTSKIIEAKVTPAEIPLNEFLNIPIKAPVNQLLRLRYADHEPLLYETTYIAWDLAPGLINDYKDGSLFSFLESEYNLKAHRSVEQLKPVLADKTASKLLGVKEGSPCLQVRTFTYLADGSPLEYSFGVFRGDFPSYTIERQFG
- a CDS encoding N-acetylglucosamine kinase; the encoded protein is MYLAGVDGGGSKTIAVIADHNGRILGSAVTGCGNHQIIGVRAAVLNIRGALFGALAKAGVGIDQLDHVQFGLAGADRRPDMDKLYPEISSQLDLRSWDIVCDTFEGLRAGSPDNTGVVLVCGSNTNAAGRNRLGQTVQIGGFDTLFGDRAGGFYLAAQAFSRAVRCWDGREPYSELVERIPQRLGFTSFEEMVDRYLDDEITAAPLELSLVVHEAAAAGDWLSRELLKDMGRELGIAAAAVIRRLGGFEDEAVPVVLTGSILQSGRSPLLLDALLEAVWAEHPRCTLVIPELPPVFGAVMLAMDRLGIPVTSAILEQFKRDGGNHR
- a CDS encoding DNA/RNA helicase domain-containing protein, whose protein sequence is MIIYESTKQQFMDDVTEDTIAVKIHNQYVQKIGRAAMGEINAWNNSMNYLYKVLNTSDIPDDVGVAIEYRIPATPRRVDFMITGLNEQDQYSVVIIELKQWTEVETVEDADGLVQTYFNRTKTRTSHPSYQAWSYARLINDYNEAVQNEAVQLYPCAYLHNYIQTDNDPLLHPVYDPYIEEAPIFSKGDALKLRGFITTYIKKTDRTQSLYLIEHGKIKPSKSLQDSLLSMLQGNQEFIMIDDQKVVYEEALRLAKQAQSEKKQVLIVEGGPGTGKSVLGINLLVELTARELVCQYVTKNSAPRSVYMKKLQQNVKKSMIDNLFKGSGVYYEALPDEFDCLIVDEAHRLNEKSGLFKNKGINQTMEIIRASRFSVFFIDEYQKIAMHDVGSKEQIRHYAEQMDADITELTLASQFRCNGSDGYLAWLDDVLEIRETANADGFDFEYDIRLYDDPNKLRDEIFSKNQINNKARMLAGYCWDWKSDGKNNPGVPLSISISGTAA
- a CDS encoding DinB family protein; protein product: MNVTQSISFIDQELSQTLSDYQDWFNLKSDVLSYKPQVGWSIEQILEHVTLTNHFLLILIRKGMRKAIELSKKKDLRAVIESRPINLQELDAIAKHKAFEWIRPEHMEPTGDKELGKIRALLEEQISECRELLKELENGEGLLYTTTMTVNNLGKLDVYQYIYFLCQHAKRHIVQMQRVMDEYIEA
- a CDS encoding 6-phospho-beta-glucosidase, which encodes MKKKHLKLAVIGGGSSYTPELVEGLIRYHDEFPVAELYLADIEAGAAKLAIIGELAQRMIEASGKPIRLHTTLDRREAIRGADFVATQIRVGMLDARSRDEKIPLAYHLIGQETTGAGGFAKALRTIPVILDICRDIEELAPDAFMINFTNPAGIITEAVSKHSRVKSVGLCNLPISTKMQIAELYGVPQAEMFIEIVGINHLNWTTRVMMQGEDVTEDFLNKLAGAKGPSMANIPDLEWDSEFIQSVGALPCPYHRYYYMKEEMYREISEHYQETGKTRADDVKEVEAELFEIYKQPEVNSKPAQLEKRGGAYYSEAAVQLMKSIYNDTGDIQTVNVRNQGIIPDLPADVSIEINCVIKSDGPHALAPTKPLPPQIRGLLQVVKAYEELTIEAAVRGDYASALQALTIHPLVGDEHLAKEVLADILEQNADYLPQFRVRVR
- a CDS encoding DUF3139 domain-containing protein: MKKIKILLLVIVLMACALGLAGLKIFKDKITSEVKTYLIEERGYNPNDIYEIYTQIGKAPLVSTTVIFEDDRSSRYLYRKENGKIYQYSRAPVQGVDDGTKRYKHIEE
- a CDS encoding nucleotide pyrophosphohydrolase, with product MDELMQRIIQFRDDRDWKQFHDPKDLALSITLESSELLELFQWKNSQQAIEQHSSDMQDEIADILIYTLTLAHDLEIDVKDAILQKIDKNAKKYPISSSKGSSHKSTQQ